A stretch of Candidatus Sphingomonas phytovorans DNA encodes these proteins:
- a CDS encoding HNH endonuclease: MAFGVFIHRADSIYEDSPAERYQFPRPYLTRAQQTVGDWILYYEPRKVRGTRGYFAAAKVRQIIPDPAAPGMYIALIEPGSYLEFPDAVPFGSPGDPVERGLLNEAGAISGRAQSAVRPLSAADFNRIIELGLGGDDRLLPRDDDPALSSTSDNFVQDERVPFPFEQERDRISYYGSRIVRKQIFRRVVLRAYDERCAITGLKLINGGGRAEVQAAHIRPVEASGPDIINNGLALSGTVHWMFDRGLIGLDDDLKILVSRQINDPDGVNAMINKSGHALPPLRPADRPHPHFLQWHREHCFKN, translated from the coding sequence ATGGCCTTCGGCGTCTTCATCCACCGAGCAGACTCGATCTACGAAGACAGTCCCGCCGAGCGCTATCAATTCCCCCGCCCCTATCTGACCCGCGCCCAGCAGACCGTCGGTGACTGGATCCTCTATTACGAGCCGCGCAAGGTGCGCGGGACACGCGGCTATTTCGCGGCTGCCAAGGTCAGGCAGATCATCCCGGATCCCGCCGCGCCGGGCATGTACATCGCGCTGATCGAGCCGGGCAGCTATCTGGAGTTCCCCGACGCCGTGCCCTTCGGCAGCCCCGGCGATCCGGTCGAGCGCGGCCTGTTGAACGAGGCCGGCGCCATATCCGGCCGCGCGCAATCGGCGGTTCGGCCGCTCTCCGCGGCCGATTTCAATCGCATCATCGAGCTTGGACTCGGCGGAGACGACAGGCTGCTGCCGCGCGACGACGATCCCGCTCTTTCTTCAACTTCCGACAATTTCGTGCAGGATGAACGGGTGCCCTTCCCGTTCGAGCAGGAACGCGATCGCATCAGCTATTACGGATCGCGCATCGTGCGGAAGCAAATCTTCCGCCGCGTCGTGCTGCGCGCCTATGACGAGCGTTGTGCCATCACTGGCCTGAAGCTGATCAACGGCGGCGGCCGTGCCGAGGTGCAGGCGGCGCATATCCGGCCGGTCGAGGCGAGCGGGCCGGACATCATCAACAACGGGCTAGCCCTTTCCGGCACCGTGCACTGGATGTTCGATCGCGGGCTGATCGGCCTGGACGATGACCTGAAGATCCTCGTCTCCCGCCAGATCAACGATCCCGACGGCGTGAATGCGATGATCAACAAGAGCGGCCATGCCCTGCCGCCGCTTCGCCCGGCCGATCGGCCGCACCCACATTTCCTGCAGTGGCACCGCGAGCACTGCTTCAAGAACTGA
- a CDS encoding MFS transporter: MSMISADRPATRLATRLAFLVAGFGIACWAPLVPFAKQRLAVDDATLGLLLLCIGAGSVAAMIATGPLSARYGSKPVIVGSGMALACVLPFLSVAATPLALGIVLLLFGGALGSLDVAMNIHAVEVESAAQRPLMSGFHALFSIGGFAGSATMTLLLSLKIAALVGSLICSALMAVAMLIAWPRLLSSARVDEGPLFVRPQGIVLLLAVLAMVTFLAEGAMLDWSALLITQASLVDTRMGGVGYILFSITMTAGRLFGDRLTARLGDYRTLLGGGLLAALGFVLILASPVAPAALAGFLLIGLGASNIVPVLFRLAGSQKSMPPAQAIGALTTLGYAGILVGPAAIGFVAKAVGLPVAFWVLAALLLLVPANARRVTRK; the protein is encoded by the coding sequence ATGTCGATGATTTCCGCCGATCGACCGGCCACTCGGCTGGCGACCCGCCTTGCTTTCCTGGTGGCCGGCTTCGGCATCGCCTGCTGGGCGCCATTGGTGCCGTTCGCGAAGCAGCGACTGGCGGTGGATGACGCGACGCTCGGGCTGCTCCTTCTTTGCATCGGGGCAGGCTCGGTCGCGGCGATGATCGCCACTGGTCCGCTCAGCGCCCGGTACGGCAGCAAGCCGGTGATCGTCGGTAGTGGAATGGCGCTGGCCTGTGTCCTGCCGTTCCTCTCGGTAGCGGCGACCCCATTGGCGCTCGGCATCGTCCTGCTGCTGTTCGGCGGCGCGCTCGGCTCGCTCGACGTGGCAATGAACATTCATGCGGTCGAAGTGGAAAGCGCGGCGCAGCGACCCCTCATGTCGGGCTTCCACGCACTGTTCAGCATCGGCGGCTTCGCTGGTTCAGCGACGATGACATTGTTGCTGTCATTGAAGATCGCGGCGCTGGTCGGCAGCCTGATCTGCTCGGCCCTGATGGCCGTCGCGATGCTGATTGCCTGGCCGCGCCTGCTCTCGTCCGCCCGTGTCGACGAAGGGCCGCTATTCGTACGCCCTCAAGGTATCGTGCTGTTGCTGGCGGTGCTGGCGATGGTCACATTCCTTGCCGAAGGGGCGATGCTCGACTGGAGTGCGTTGCTGATCACCCAGGCCTCGCTGGTCGACACCCGCATGGGCGGTGTCGGCTACATCCTGTTCTCGATCACGATGACGGCCGGCCGGCTGTTCGGCGATCGCCTGACCGCCCGGCTTGGCGACTATCGCACGCTGCTGGGCGGCGGCTTGCTGGCGGCCCTCGGGTTCGTTCTGATTCTCGCTTCGCCTGTCGCCCCTGCGGCGCTCGCCGGGTTCCTGCTGATCGGGCTGGGCGCATCCAATATCGTGCCGGTCCTGTTCCGCCTCGCCGGTTCGCAAAAGAGCATGCCACCCGCACAGGCGATCGGGGCGCTGACGACATTGGGCTATGCGGGCATTCTTGTCGGGCCGGCCGCCATCGGGTTCGTCGCAAAGGCTGTTGGCCTGCCCGTCGCCTTCTGGGTCCTGGCCGCGCTCCTGCTTCTCGTGCCCGCGAACGCGCGGCGCGTGACGCGGAAATAG
- a CDS encoding DeoR/GlpR family DNA-binding transcription regulator has product MTIEVPLARRDDIAARLAAGQPVSAPALAVEFDVSEDAVRRDLRALAAQGLCRRVYGGALPISPGAVPMSARAVADQEVKRLLAGAAAKTVQPGEFLFLDSGSTNLALVEFLPEDADLTVATNSVDIAAAILRRQDIRLIVIGGMADPVVGGCIDAVAVQALVRMRFDRAFIGACAISDDGVGAEHFEDASFKRVVLASSACSLILITNDKIGKAAAHLVASAEQIDMVIIESSATALQRAALDAAGCRTILVAGQA; this is encoded by the coding sequence ATGACGATAGAGGTTCCACTCGCCCGCAGAGATGACATCGCGGCGCGGCTTGCGGCCGGGCAACCGGTATCGGCGCCGGCGCTTGCCGTTGAGTTCGACGTTTCGGAGGACGCCGTCCGACGCGATCTTCGGGCGCTCGCCGCCCAGGGCCTGTGCCGGCGCGTATATGGCGGCGCATTGCCGATATCCCCCGGCGCTGTGCCGATGTCCGCCCGTGCTGTCGCTGACCAGGAAGTAAAACGGCTTCTCGCGGGCGCGGCGGCGAAAACGGTTCAGCCCGGCGAGTTTCTCTTCCTCGACAGCGGGAGCACCAACCTCGCGCTGGTCGAGTTCCTGCCCGAGGATGCAGACCTTACCGTCGCGACCAATTCAGTGGACATCGCCGCCGCGATTCTCCGTCGCCAGGATATCCGGCTCATCGTGATTGGCGGCATGGCCGACCCGGTGGTGGGCGGATGTATCGACGCTGTCGCCGTGCAGGCGCTTGTCCGGATGCGGTTCGACCGCGCCTTCATCGGCGCCTGCGCCATCTCGGATGACGGCGTCGGTGCCGAGCATTTCGAGGACGCCAGCTTCAAGCGGGTTGTCCTCGCATCGTCGGCATGCTCGCTCATATTGATCACGAACGACAAGATCGGCAAAGCAGCGGCGCATCTCGTCGCTTCCGCCGAGCAGATCGACATGGTGATCATCGAATCCAGCGCGACGGCCCTGCAACGCGCTGCACTCGATGCCGCGGGCTGCCGCACTATCCTTGTCGCTGGCCAAGCCTGA
- a CDS encoding alpha/beta hydrolase: protein MTKRFLALAATLAALPLSACITIPPAYGPAAGTCAGQTTDPAAAKDPVYFVATGMPDCAAGVPLSLSVLRGSFHPYGEAPSDPVRYGMATQGTPVLPELTLSAAAQWRDRLRRDLQAGGNVKGRVLLYVHGYNTTPAHALSMADQVAMAARFDGPVVAFLWPSQHALAKYGWDEENARWTQPSFDAALADLARIAPDVVLVSHSMGGRIAIDGLRHLQASAPDLAARVRTVVLAAPDMDRELFDRDVSPDIVQPGRRIALFASGHDLALRSSWAVHGNPRAGDVGCAFRLQRRRGPAIAQPRCYPVPRGAPGELTVIDGTDIPGTPIGHSAYVATPEGRAALRKLLAPDAAPLPADKGVMLLHLDSPPDCANGPSRLKMDYTVVRCTEKKKR from the coding sequence ATGACGAAGCGATTCCTGGCGTTAGCGGCGACCCTTGCTGCCCTCCCCCTTTCCGCCTGCATCACCATTCCGCCGGCCTATGGCCCGGCCGCCGGCACCTGCGCCGGGCAGACCACCGATCCCGCGGCGGCGAAGGACCCGGTCTATTTCGTCGCCACCGGCATGCCCGACTGCGCGGCGGGCGTGCCCTTGTCGCTCAGCGTCCTGCGGGGCAGCTTCCATCCTTATGGCGAGGCACCGTCCGATCCGGTTCGTTACGGCATGGCGACCCAGGGCACTCCCGTCCTGCCCGAACTCACTCTGTCGGCGGCGGCCCAGTGGCGGGACCGGCTGCGGCGCGACCTGCAGGCGGGAGGAAATGTGAAAGGCCGCGTCCTGCTTTATGTCCATGGTTATAACACCACGCCCGCGCACGCGCTCTCGATGGCTGACCAGGTCGCCATGGCGGCGCGTTTCGACGGACCGGTGGTCGCGTTCCTCTGGCCGTCGCAGCATGCCCTGGCCAAATATGGCTGGGACGAGGAGAATGCCCGCTGGACCCAACCATCCTTCGACGCGGCGCTTGCCGATCTGGCGCGGATCGCCCCGGATGTCGTGCTGGTGTCGCATTCGATGGGCGGTCGCATCGCGATCGACGGGCTGCGCCACCTCCAGGCGAGCGCGCCCGATCTGGCGGCGCGGGTCCGCACCGTCGTGCTCGCGGCACCCGACATGGACCGGGAATTGTTCGATCGCGACGTGTCGCCCGATATCGTCCAGCCGGGGCGGCGCATCGCGTTGTTCGCCTCCGGGCATGACCTGGCGTTGCGCAGCAGCTGGGCGGTGCATGGCAATCCCCGCGCCGGCGATGTCGGCTGTGCCTTCCGCCTGCAGCGCCGCAGGGGCCCAGCCATCGCCCAGCCACGCTGCTATCCCGTCCCGCGCGGCGCACCCGGCGAGTTGACCGTGATCGACGGGACCGACATTCCGGGCACGCCGATCGGGCACAGCGCCTATGTCGCCACGCCTGAGGGCCGCGCGGCGCTGCGCAAGCTGCTCGCACCCGATGCCGCACCGTTGCCGGCCGACAAGGGAGTGATGCTGCTCCACCTCGACAGCCCGCCCGATTGCGCGAACGGGCCGAGCCGGCTGAAGATGGACTATACCGTGGTACGCTGCACGGAAAAGAAGAAGCGATAG